In Mycolicibacterium alvei, a single window of DNA contains:
- a CDS encoding MlaE family ABC transporter permease, giving the protein MVGGFFKMTVLTGKAFFTRPFQWKEFVLQSWFLIRVAFLPTLAVSIPLTVLIIFTLNILLAEFGAADVSGAGAALGAVTQLGPLVTVLVVAGAGSTAICADLGARTVREEIDALEVLGIDPIERLVVPRVVASTFVAFMLNGAVITIGLIGGFFFGVYVQNVSAGAYVSTLTLLTGFPEVMISVVKATLFGLLAGLVGCYRGLTVAGGSKGVGTAVNETLVLCVVALFAVNVVLTTIGVRFGTGR; this is encoded by the coding sequence ATGGTCGGTGGCTTCTTCAAGATGACCGTGCTCACCGGAAAAGCTTTCTTCACACGGCCTTTCCAGTGGAAAGAGTTCGTGCTGCAGAGCTGGTTCCTGATCCGCGTGGCATTCCTGCCGACGCTCGCGGTGTCGATCCCGCTGACCGTCCTCATCATCTTCACGCTCAACATCCTGTTGGCGGAGTTCGGCGCGGCTGACGTCTCGGGTGCCGGTGCGGCACTGGGCGCGGTGACCCAGCTCGGTCCGCTCGTGACGGTGCTCGTGGTGGCCGGCGCCGGGTCGACGGCAATTTGCGCCGACCTGGGCGCCCGCACCGTGCGCGAGGAGATCGACGCACTCGAGGTGCTCGGCATCGACCCGATCGAGCGGCTCGTGGTTCCTCGCGTGGTCGCCTCCACCTTCGTGGCCTTCATGCTCAACGGTGCGGTGATCACCATCGGCCTGATCGGCGGCTTCTTCTTCGGTGTCTATGTCCAGAACGTGTCCGCCGGTGCCTACGTGTCCACCCTGACCTTGCTGACCGGATTCCCCGAGGTGATGATCTCCGTCGTCAAGGCCACCCTGTTCGGCCTGCTCGCCGGACTCGTCGGCTGCTACCGCGGCCTGACCGTGGCCGGTGGGTCCAAGGGCGTCGGTACCGCGGTGAACGAGACGTTGGTGCTGTGCGTGGTGGCATTGTTCG